The Desulfoscipio gibsoniae DSM 7213 genome contains a region encoding:
- a CDS encoding helix-turn-helix domain-containing protein has protein sequence MKRRLKFHELVARAKNGDKEAFIQLVGQLNPAIKKYSRWSNHYNECYSDLIFWLMNAIHKYPA, from the coding sequence TTGAAGAGGAGATTAAAGTTTCATGAACTGGTTGCCAGGGCTAAAAATGGCGATAAGGAAGCTTTTATTCAACTGGTTGGTCAGCTAAATCCGGCGATTAAAAAATATAGCCGTTGGTCAAATCATTATAATGAATGCTATTCGGATTTGATTTTTTGGTTAATGAACGCGATTCATAAGTATCCGGCTTGA